The genomic interval AAAGCCGTGGATGGTGGTCACCACCGGGGTGGTGGTCAGGCCGGTATAGGTCAGCGGCAGGAAATCAAAATGGTTGTGGACCATGTCGTATGCGTCGGCATGCTCAAAGAGTTCGGAAATGTGCAGAGACTCCCATACTTTTGGAATGAGTGCGCGATCTTCTTCATAACCCCGCGGGCAAACAGCGTGCAGCGTGCCGCTGGTCCGGGAATCCGCGGTTGCAAACAAGGTCACATCATGACCGCGCAAAACCAATCCTTCGGTCAAAAGTGACGCCACGCTCTCCCAGGGGCCGTAGTGACGCGGCGGCGTGCGCCAGGCAATGGGCGAAAGTATGGCAATGTGCATGGCTGATCCTTTTGTTAAAAGGTTTTCTGTGACAGCGGCTGGTTTAAAATCTCGTCGGCATAAAGCTTTTGCAATGTCATCAGCGAAAGCAGCCAGGCAAGGGAAGATTCGGCGCCTTCATTCTGATTGATGCCGTCCGCCATCAACCCATCGCGGCAGCCGCCGGTCTTGGGATCATAGAGCGGCATATTCAGGTCATTGTGGCCGAGAAACCAATTGAAACACATAACTGCATTGTCGAACCATGTTTTATCCCGGGTGACGTTAAAGGCTTTCACACAAGCCTCGACCATGGCATGGGCTTCGACGGGCTGCTGGTCGAAGCGGGCCCTGGGTCCGCCTTTTTCATACCATCCGTTGCTGCCGATGGGCACAAAGTGATTGTCTTCGGTTTGGATGGCAAGCAGCCACTTGAGGGAGTTGAGTCCCATATCGATCATGTCGTTGCGATGCATCCGCTTGCCGGACACCATCAGGGCATGCGGCAGTTTGCCGTTGGCATAGTTCAAGGCGTTCTCAAGCCAGGGCCAATCGTCTGTTGCATGGTTTTTAAACTGATTGAAAAGCCTGCCGGCAAGGACTTCCTGAATTCTGCGCACATCACTGTCGCCGGAAAATTTATCGAGATAAGCATTCATGCCAATCAGGCAAAAAGCGATGGCGCGGGGTGAATAAAAATTCTCGACAGCTCGAAGTGCCTTGTTGAAAAGGGTTGTGCTCATTGCAAGCTGCCCGGGGTCGTCAAGAAAAGCCACTGCCTTTCCTATGCACCAGAGCGCTCTGCCATGCGCATCCTCGGACCCGATCTCCTCTATCCACTGCCGCGAATAATTCATGAAATTGCGAAAGCGCCCATTTTTTTCATTATAGGCATACAGAAGAAATCCGAGATAATGACCGCTGAGACCATCAAGCCCCAAACCGTTTGCCGGCAGGCATTTTTGACCCATGGCGGCAACCAGCAGCGCTCTGGCATTATCATCAGTGCAGTAGCCATGGCTGCGATCGGGAATGGTATAGGTGGCATGTTGCAGGATGCCGGTATCATCGGTAAAGGCCTTCAGATGATCGAGCTTGATCTCCGGAAGCTCAAAATTCGTGATGGCCTTGATGTTTTCAACATAGGAATGCCGGGGACGGGGGTGCCGGGTGCGGTTTTGCTGCACCTCACTGAAAGCCTGGAGGTATTTTCGGGATACCTCCTTCCAGACCGCGTCACGACTGAATGTATAGGCTTTTTTGCGCATGGCGTGCCGTTCAACATCGTTGTCCAGAAGTTCGATAATTTGCTGGGCCATGGCTTCCGGATTGCGGAAGGGCACAATTCGGCCCCGGCCTTCGGCAAGCATCTCGGTGGCATACCAGTACGGGGTTGAAATAACGGCTTTGCCGGTACCCATGGCATAGGCAAGGGTCCCGGAGGTAATCTGGGCTTCTTCAAGATAAGGGGTTACGTAAATATCGGCGATGCCGAGAAATTCACATAACTCTTTTAGTTCAACAAAACGATTTTGAAAAATGACATGCTCGCCGATATTGAGTTTGCGCACGAGCTGCTGCAGCATGATACGGTATGCATCCCCCTGCGACTTCAAAATATGCGGGTGGATTGCACCCAGGACAATATAGACCACATCCGGATGTTTTTTGATGATCGCCGGAAGCGCCTGCAATACATTTTCGATGCCCTTATTTGGGGAAAGCAAGCCGAATGTGAGCAGCACTTTTTTGCCTTCCACACCGAACTTGTCTTTGTAAAAGCTTGAATCAATAAACGGCGTGTCGGGAATGCCGTGATGGATAAAGGCAATTTTCTCCTCGGGCACGGCATAGATATCTTTTAGGAAATCAGCTGCCTTATGGCTCATCACCACCAGTTTATCGGATAAATCGGACAGCTTGCACATGACGTCATGGTATTCCGGCGCGGGGTCCTTTAAAACCGTGTGTAACGTCGTCACCACCGGCATGCGCAGATCACCCAATAGTTTCAGCAGATGGCTGCCGGCCGGACCTCCAAAAAGACCGAATTCATGCTGCACACAGACAATATCCGTCTGACTGATATTGAGAAATTGAGATGCGACGCTGTAATCGCTCATCTTGTTCTGGTTGATCTCGAAGCGTACTTTTTCCGGATAAGGATATCCCTCGGGTTTGTCGTTCATGGCAGCCGCCCAGCAGTAAATACCGGTGGCTTCCGCGGATAAGCCTTCAACCAGATCCGTGGTGAAAGTTGCAATACCGCACTGGCGGGGCAGATAGTTGCCGATGACGGCAACCGAGTCGATTCCCTCATAATACTTAATAACAGATGTCATAACCGCTGCCTTTTTTCTGTTCTTCTCGTTTAGCTTTATCTTTTTTCCCCTTGTCGCCCATCGCATCCCTCTTTCTTTTCAAATTATTTTTTATCCATTAACTTGAGCAGCGGCGTGAACAGATCCATGGGAAAGGGGAAAATGGTGGTCGTGTTCTGCTCGGACGACATCTCCCGCATGGTCTGGAGGTATCTGAGCTGCAGCGCCATGGGATGCTCACTAATGATTACTGCGGCTTCGGCCAGCTTTGCGGCTGCCTGAAATTCGCCTTCGGCATTGATTATCTTGGCGCGCCGTTCTCTTTCAGCTTCAGCCTGCTTGGCCATGGCCCGCTGCATTTCCTGCGGCAGATCGATGTGTTTGAGCTCCACCGTGGCAACCTTTATTCCCCAGGGATCCGTGTGTGTGTCGAGTATTTCCTGAAGCTCTGAATTTATTTTTTCCCGGGCCGACAACAGTTCATCCAGCTCGGCCTGGCCGCAAACACTTCTTAAGGTTGTCTGGGCCAGCTGGGACATGGCATACTGATAATTTTCCACTTCGATGATGGCCTTGACCGAATCAATGACCCTGAAGTAGATAACGGCATTTACCTTCACTGAGACATTGTCACGGGTGATAACATCCTGAGGATCCACATCCAGGACCAGAAGACGCAGGCTTACCTTGACCATCTTATCGACAACCGGAATCAGTATGATCAATCCCGGCCCTTTGGCGGCAATAACCCGCCCCAGCCGGAATATAACCCCGCGCTCATACTCGTTTAAAATCCGTATGGCTGTGGACAGGAAAAAGACAACCAGTAGGACAATGGCAATAGTGGTATACATTTTTAGTTCTCCTTATTTAAATTAATTGAACAATTCCATACGGATCGATTTTGCCCTTTCCGAAGCTCACCCTCATTTAATTTTCGGTTGTCCGGAGGAGCTTTATATTTTTTGTCGTTAGATCCGAATTCCTTTGAGATCAGTTCTCTGACATAAGCCTGAACATCATATTTCAATATGTCTGCCATTTTTTCCTCCTATGGTATCAATATTGATGCAACCCTTTACCAGTTATTTTAAACCGATGACGAATCTGCAATTGTCGGTTTGGCTGCCGACAGCATCCTTCTAAGCTCCTCTCCCTGCACACTTTCCTTCTGCGAAAGGAGATGGGCCAGATCATCCAGGACAGCTCGCCGCTCAGAGAGGATTTTACGCACGCGCTGATGGGCTTCCTCGACGAACCGAGCGACTTCCTCGTCAATTTGGGCGGCCTTGGCCTCACTGTAATTTTTATTAGGAGAAAAACTATCCGGAAGAAACATCGCCTGGCGTGGGCGCTCATAGCTCACCAGCCCCAGGAGATCGCTCATGCCGTATTCCGTAACCATGGACCGGGCAATGTCAGAGGCCCGCTGCAAGTCGTTCTGGGCGCCGGTGGAAATTTCCTTAAACACCAGTTCCTCCGCCACCCTGCCGCCCAAGAGAACAGCCAGCCGGTCCAGCAGTTCCGAGCGGGTCATTAAGTAGCGGTCCTCGGTGGGTTGCTGCTGGGTATATCCAAGCGCCGCGATCCCCCGGGGAATAATGGAAATTTTGTGCACCGGGTCGGCATACTCGACAGACTCGGCCACAATCGCATGTCCGGACTCATGGAAGGCGACAATCTCTTTCTCCTGAGCATTCATCACCCGGTTCTTTTTCTGCAGACCCGCAACCACCCGGTCGATGGCCTCGTCGAAATCCGCCAACTCTACCGTTTCTTTGTCATTTCGGGCAGCCAGCAATGCGGCTTCATTGATGATGTTGGCCAGGTCGGCTCCCACAAAGCCCGGGGTGCGGCCGGCGATCTTGCGAAGATCGACTTCGGGGCTTAACAGCACATTCTTGGAGTGAATTTTTAAGATGGCTTCCCGTCCATTGATGTCCGGTCGGTCCACCAGAACCTGCCGGTCAAACCGCCCCGGCCGCAGCAAGGCCGGATCCAGGATTTCCGGCCGGTTGGTGGCGGCCATGATGATGACCCCTTTGTTCGTTTCGAATCCATCCATTTCCACCAGGAGTTGGTTGAGGGTCTGCTCGCGTTCGTCATGACCGCCCATGACATTCATTCCCCGGGCTTTTCCCAACGCGTCCAGCTCATCGATGAAGATGATGCAGGGGGCCTGGCCGGCAGCCTGGGCGAAAAGATCGCGAACCCTTGCTGCACCCACGCCGACGAACATCTCCACAAACTCAGACCCGCTGATGCTGAAAAAAGGCACCTTGGCCTCCCCGGCTACGGCCCTGGCCAGCAGGGTTTTGCCGGTCCCCGGCGGGCCGACCAGAAGCACCCCTTTGGGAATTCTCCCCCCCAGCTTCTGGAATTTTTCCGGAGTGCTCAAAAATTCAACGACTTCCTGGAGTTCTTCTTTGGCTTCATCGATGCCGGCGGCATCGGCGAAAGTGACCTTAGTCTCACTCTCGGCGAAAATCTTGGCTTTGCTCTTGCTAAAAGACATGACCCCCATCCCCGGCCCCATCTTTTTCATGGCATAGCGCCAGATCAGGAAAAAAATGCCCATGGGGATGATCCAGGAGAGAAGCGCTCTCAGAAATTTACTCTCATAGCGTCCGGAGTAACTGACCTTGTGATCATCCAGATCCTTCACCAGGTTGGGATCATCCACCCGAAGCGTCGTAAACTTTTGGACCGGCGTTCCTTTTAGCATCCCATTTATATTTTCCGGGCCGATAATCAATTCATTCACGTTGCCTTGGGCGATGTGTTGTTTAAACTGGCTGTAGGAGATCGATTCCACTTTTGAAGAAAAATAGGTTTGCTGCAGGTAGCTGATCGTAAGAAACACGACCAGGAAATACCATATGCTGAAACGCGCCTTGGGGGGCAAGCCATCCTTTTGTTTCTGCGGGTCTTTAAGACCGAAGAGGGAACGAAGCTTGTCTTTTAAATCTTCCAGCGGCTCTTTTTTTTCATTAGGCGCCATTTTTATTTTCCTTATTCGGAATTCGGTTCAAGTCGCATAGGGCTTCGTGTGAATAATAGCGCGTTGG from Desulfobacterales bacterium carries:
- a CDS encoding slipin family protein, with product MYTTIAIVLLVVFFLSTAIRILNEYERGVIFRLGRVIAAKGPGLIILIPVVDKMVKVSLRLLVLDVDPQDVITRDNVSVKVNAVIYFRVIDSVKAIIEVENYQYAMSQLAQTTLRSVCGQAELDELLSAREKINSELQEILDTHTDPWGIKVATVELKHIDLPQEMQRAMAKQAEAERERRAKIINAEGEFQAAAKLAEAAVIISEHPMALQLRYLQTMREMSSEQNTTTIFPFPMDLFTPLLKLMDKK
- a CDS encoding glycosyltransferase family 4 protein — translated: MTSVIKYYEGIDSVAVIGNYLPRQCGIATFTTDLVEGLSAEATGIYCWAAAMNDKPEGYPYPEKVRFEINQNKMSDYSVASQFLNISQTDIVCVQHEFGLFGGPAGSHLLKLLGDLRMPVVTTLHTVLKDPAPEYHDVMCKLSDLSDKLVVMSHKAADFLKDIYAVPEEKIAFIHHGIPDTPFIDSSFYKDKFGVEGKKVLLTFGLLSPNKGIENVLQALPAIIKKHPDVVYIVLGAIHPHILKSQGDAYRIMLQQLVRKLNIGEHVIFQNRFVELKELCEFLGIADIYVTPYLEEAQITSGTLAYAMGTGKAVISTPYWYATEMLAEGRGRIVPFRNPEAMAQQIIELLDNDVERHAMRKKAYTFSRDAVWKEVSRKYLQAFSEVQQNRTRHPRPRHSYVENIKAITNFELPEIKLDHLKAFTDDTGILQHATYTIPDRSHGYCTDDNARALLVAAMGQKCLPANGLGLDGLSGHYLGFLLYAYNEKNGRFRNFMNYSRQWIEEIGSEDAHGRALWCIGKAVAFLDDPGQLAMSTTLFNKALRAVENFYSPRAIAFCLIGMNAYLDKFSGDSDVRRIQEVLAGRLFNQFKNHATDDWPWLENALNYANGKLPHALMVSGKRMHRNDMIDMGLNSLKWLLAIQTEDNHFVPIGSNGWYEKGGPRARFDQQPVEAHAMVEACVKAFNVTRDKTWFDNAVMCFNWFLGHNDLNMPLYDPKTGGCRDGLMADGINQNEGAESSLAWLLSLMTLQKLYADEILNQPLSQKTF
- the ftsH gene encoding ATP-dependent zinc metalloprotease FtsH, with the translated sequence MPPKARFSIWYFLVVFLTISYLQQTYFSSKVESISYSQFKQHIAQGNVNELIIGPENINGMLKGTPVQKFTTLRVDDPNLVKDLDDHKVSYSGRYESKFLRALLSWIIPMGIFFLIWRYAMKKMGPGMGVMSFSKSKAKIFAESETKVTFADAAGIDEAKEELQEVVEFLSTPEKFQKLGGRIPKGVLLVGPPGTGKTLLARAVAGEAKVPFFSISGSEFVEMFVGVGAARVRDLFAQAAGQAPCIIFIDELDALGKARGMNVMGGHDEREQTLNQLLVEMDGFETNKGVIIMAATNRPEILDPALLRPGRFDRQVLVDRPDINGREAILKIHSKNVLLSPEVDLRKIAGRTPGFVGADLANIINEAALLAARNDKETVELADFDEAIDRVVAGLQKKNRVMNAQEKEIVAFHESGHAIVAESVEYADPVHKISIIPRGIAALGYTQQQPTEDRYLMTRSELLDRLAVLLGGRVAEELVFKEISTGAQNDLQRASDIARSMVTEYGMSDLLGLVSYERPRQAMFLPDSFSPNKNYSEAKAAQIDEEVARFVEEAHQRVRKILSERRAVLDDLAHLLSQKESVQGEELRRMLSAAKPTIADSSSV